One Streptomyces sp. NBC_01237 genomic region harbors:
- a CDS encoding MFS transporter: protein MAHSSNTRTPHQGSALPAASSASLGRGLILLMALAAGLSAAGNYFAQPLLDLITQDLHIGVTLAGLIVAAAQAGYALGLILLVPLGDITERRRLAVGLFAATALFLLLTAAAPSGPLLLVGTALVALTSVGAQVVVPFAATLAAPEARGRVVGVVMSGVLLGGLVGRMAAGALSELGGWRTVYWVNALLMAVMAVLLHRKLPRLPVASGAAPTTYGSLLRSTLALLRGEPLLRSRSAIGAFSMASYSVQLTALTFLLTRQPYDWTAAAIGFFGLLGIIGVVGMNFAARLGDRGHVQAVSGAAGILLTLAWLPLLAGETSLWWLATGVIVLNIAQQAGLNSSQNVIYALRPEARNRINSAFMTLFFVGGAVGASLAAVVWAAAGWSGVCVLGASLAAMSTALWVLERVRAR, encoded by the coding sequence ATGGCTCACTCCTCGAACACCCGCACACCGCACCAGGGCTCGGCGCTCCCCGCCGCCTCGTCGGCCTCCCTGGGACGCGGTCTGATCCTGTTGATGGCGCTGGCGGCCGGGTTGTCGGCGGCGGGCAACTATTTCGCACAGCCCCTCCTGGACCTGATCACCCAGGACCTGCACATCGGCGTCACCCTGGCCGGACTGATCGTGGCGGCCGCCCAGGCCGGCTACGCGCTGGGCCTGATCCTGCTGGTACCGCTCGGCGACATCACCGAGCGCAGACGCCTGGCGGTGGGACTGTTCGCCGCGACGGCGCTGTTCCTGCTGCTGACGGCCGCCGCCCCCTCCGGCCCGCTCCTCCTCGTGGGGACGGCCCTCGTCGCCCTCACCTCGGTCGGCGCCCAGGTCGTCGTCCCCTTCGCTGCCACCCTGGCCGCCCCGGAGGCCCGGGGCCGGGTCGTCGGCGTCGTCATGTCCGGGGTGCTGCTCGGCGGCCTCGTGGGGCGCATGGCCGCGGGTGCCCTGTCCGAACTCGGCGGCTGGCGGACCGTCTACTGGGTGAACGCCCTGCTCATGGCGGTCATGGCCGTGCTGCTCCACCGCAAGCTGCCCCGGCTGCCCGTCGCGAGCGGTGCGGCGCCGACCACCTACGGCTCGCTGCTGCGCTCCACGCTCGCCCTGCTGCGCGGGGAACCCCTGCTGCGCTCACGGTCCGCCATCGGCGCCTTCTCCATGGCTTCGTACAGCGTGCAGCTGACCGCGCTGACCTTTCTGCTCACCCGGCAGCCCTACGACTGGACCGCGGCCGCCATCGGATTCTTCGGCCTGCTGGGCATCATCGGCGTGGTGGGCATGAACTTCGCGGCCCGGCTGGGCGACCGCGGCCATGTCCAGGCGGTGTCGGGCGCCGCGGGAATCCTCCTGACACTCGCCTGGCTGCCGCTGCTCGCGGGCGAGACCTCGCTGTGGTGGCTGGCGACCGGGGTGATCGTGCTCAACATCGCCCAGCAGGCGGGCCTGAACAGCAGCCAGAACGTGATCTACGCGCTCCGCCCGGAGGCCCGCAACCGGATCAACTCCGCCTTCATGACGCTGTTCTTCGTCGGCGGCGCGGTGGGCGCGTCACTCGCCGCGGTGGTGTGGGCCGCTGCGGGCTGGTCGGGCGTGTGTGTCCTCGGCGCCTCGCTGGCCGCCATGAGCACGGCGCTGTGGGTACTGGAGCGGGTCCGGGCCCGTTGA
- a CDS encoding cupin, with translation MDDLNALADEHLAAARVAAHGRSAHLLLQQPPLRQTVIALTSGTALDEHNAPPAASLQVLRGSVRLTAGSGDVELTTGELHPIPQERHGLLALTDAVVLLTAVND, from the coding sequence ATGGATGACCTCAACGCCCTCGCCGACGAGCACCTGGCCGCCGCCCGCGTCGCCGCGCACGGGCGCAGCGCCCACCTCCTGCTCCAGCAGCCTCCGCTGCGCCAGACGGTGATCGCCTTGACCTCGGGGACGGCGCTGGACGAGCACAACGCGCCGCCCGCAGCCTCCCTCCAGGTGCTGCGCGGCTCGGTCCGGCTGACGGCGGGCTCCGGCGACGTGGAGCTGACCACCGGGGAGCTGCATCCGATCCCGCAGGAGCGGCACGGCCTGCTGGCCCTGACGGACGCGGTGGTCCTGCTGACGGCGGTCAACGACTGA
- a CDS encoding YihY/virulence factor BrkB family protein, with translation MSSRTATPAAERTPRTTGHTGVRRRWFSALRRTPVALWNDDISDWAAALTYYAILALLPALLVTVSVIGLANPGATNALIADITAFAPAESGAALRQPLEAATQERTAVWLLVATGTVSAVWSACSYLAVFRRALHAMHHVQDTRPALRKAHIIVASAVGLLVLLMASAFALVLTGPLARWLGHRMGLPHAGEALWAVLKWPVLLCLVACLILVLFRTGPRSARGRSQGLPGGVLAAFLWLVASAGFALYATHIGSYSRLYGSLAGLVVFLIWVWFTNLALLAGAQFNVELARPAREASGEAAPD, from the coding sequence TTGTCCAGCCGGACCGCCACACCCGCCGCCGAACGCACGCCCCGCACCACCGGGCACACCGGGGTGCGGCGCCGCTGGTTCAGCGCCCTGCGCCGCACGCCCGTCGCCCTGTGGAACGACGACATCTCCGACTGGGCGGCCGCCCTGACGTACTACGCCATCCTCGCCCTGCTCCCGGCCCTGCTCGTCACCGTCTCCGTGATCGGTCTGGCGAATCCCGGGGCCACGAACGCGCTGATCGCCGACATCACCGCCTTCGCCCCCGCGGAATCCGGGGCCGCGCTCCGCCAACCGCTGGAGGCGGCCACCCAGGAGCGCACCGCCGTCTGGCTGCTCGTCGCGACCGGGACCGTCAGCGCCGTATGGTCCGCGTGCAGCTACCTCGCCGTCTTCCGCAGGGCGCTGCACGCCATGCACCACGTCCAGGACACCCGGCCGGCGCTGCGCAAGGCCCACATCATCGTCGCTTCGGCCGTCGGGCTTCTGGTGCTGCTGATGGCCAGCGCCTTCGCTCTCGTGCTCACCGGGCCGCTGGCCCGCTGGCTCGGGCACCGAATGGGGCTGCCCCATGCCGGCGAGGCCCTGTGGGCGGTCCTGAAATGGCCCGTACTGCTCTGCCTCGTCGCCTGTCTGATCCTGGTCCTCTTCCGCACCGGTCCACGATCGGCCCGGGGGAGGAGCCAGGGGCTGCCCGGTGGCGTCCTGGCCGCGTTCCTCTGGCTCGTCGCCTCGGCGGGATTCGCGCTGTACGCGACCCACATCGGCAGCTACAGCCGGCTGTACGGTTCACTCGCGGGCCTGGTCGTCTTCCTGATCTGGGTCTGGTTCACCAATCTCGCCCTGCTGGCCGGGGCGCAGTTCAACGTGGAACTGGCCCGGCCCGCCCGTGAAGCCTCCGGCGAGGCCGCCCCGGACTGA
- a CDS encoding ABC transporter substrate-binding protein has protein sequence MTVQSEWRFSDDRGRLSTAARRPSRVLAYVQAGATLWDYGIRPRGIFGSDHDGSDPDRAKTGTLPLDEVDYLGAGDALDVETLLRDEPDLVVAVSYGGGHVYGLAQDTAKHLEERVPVVVLDVGTARTFTEIGDRFAELAHSLGAEVRPAATGDQEAARERLRAAVGEGSGDVVRVAALSPAGVAQAHVARPRMWPELRVLAELGVHLVEPAEGPGANWSTVGWDAVASLRPQVVLTDIRSNATPLDELRENADWTALRRGARIVPWNPEPLYGPPAHARFLGLVTDAVRAARGE, from the coding sequence GTGACAGTGCAGAGCGAGTGGCGGTTCTCCGACGACCGGGGCCGGCTGTCCACGGCCGCACGGCGCCCTTCCCGGGTGCTCGCGTACGTCCAGGCCGGCGCGACGCTGTGGGACTACGGGATACGGCCGCGGGGGATATTCGGCTCCGACCACGACGGCTCCGATCCCGACCGGGCCAAGACCGGGACGCTCCCGCTGGACGAGGTCGACTATCTCGGCGCGGGCGACGCCCTGGACGTGGAGACGCTGCTGCGCGACGAGCCGGACCTCGTGGTGGCCGTCAGCTACGGCGGCGGCCATGTCTACGGGCTGGCCCAGGACACCGCCAAGCATCTGGAGGAGCGGGTCCCGGTCGTCGTCCTGGACGTGGGCACGGCCCGGACGTTCACCGAGATCGGCGACCGGTTCGCCGAGCTGGCCCACTCCCTCGGTGCCGAGGTCCGGCCAGCGGCGACCGGTGACCAGGAGGCTGCCCGGGAGCGGCTGCGCGCGGCCGTGGGCGAGGGGTCCGGCGACGTGGTCCGGGTGGCCGCCCTGTCCCCGGCCGGCGTGGCGCAGGCCCATGTCGCCCGCCCCCGGATGTGGCCCGAGCTGCGGGTGCTCGCCGAGCTCGGCGTACACCTGGTGGAGCCGGCCGAAGGGCCCGGTGCGAACTGGTCCACCGTCGGATGGGACGCGGTCGCGTCCCTGCGGCCACAGGTCGTCCTCACCGACATCCGGTCGAACGCCACCCCGCTCGACGAGCTCCGGGAGAACGCGGACTGGACCGCCCTGCGGCGGGGTGCGCGCATCGTGCCGTGGAACCCGGAGCCGCTCTACGGCCCCCCTGCCCATGCCCGCTTTCTCGGCCTGGTGACGGACGCGGTCCGCGCCGCGCGCGGAGAGTGA
- a CDS encoding beta-ketoacyl-ACP synthase 3 — MLESVAGWVPGEPVGNDQLPAAWGVDDTWVRSRTGIGSRHRAGPGLATGDVAFEAAGRLLGRSPAPGPVDALVLATATPDHLCPGTAPALAARLGLGTVPALDIAAVCSGFVYGLAVCHGLVASGLYERVLLVGADVYSAWLDPADRSAGVVFGDGAGAALVAAGRTGAPGELLAFDLGSDGTGYDLITVPGGGARARSTDRPAAAGDEFFRMQGPSVYQHAVQRMTGSCRELLTRVGWDAAEVDHFVPHQANARILRAVAERVGIGPQRCVTHLERVGNTGAASIPLALADAEGRGRFRAGDRVLITAFGGGLTWGSAALRWPGTPQTISMEGTQNGAVR; from the coding sequence GTGCTGGAGAGCGTGGCGGGATGGGTGCCGGGGGAGCCGGTGGGCAATGACCAACTGCCCGCCGCCTGGGGGGTGGACGACACCTGGGTGCGGTCACGGACCGGCATCGGCAGCCGTCACCGGGCCGGGCCCGGACTGGCCACCGGCGATGTCGCCTTCGAGGCGGCCGGCCGGCTGCTCGGCAGGTCCCCGGCGCCCGGACCGGTGGACGCCCTGGTCCTCGCCACCGCCACCCCCGACCACCTCTGTCCGGGTACCGCGCCCGCCCTGGCCGCACGTCTGGGGCTGGGCACCGTACCGGCGCTCGACATCGCCGCGGTGTGCAGCGGTTTCGTCTACGGACTGGCCGTCTGCCACGGCCTGGTGGCCTCGGGCCTGTACGAGCGGGTGCTGCTCGTGGGTGCGGATGTCTACTCGGCCTGGCTGGACCCGGCGGACCGCTCGGCGGGCGTGGTCTTCGGCGACGGGGCGGGGGCGGCCCTCGTGGCGGCCGGGCGCACCGGAGCGCCCGGCGAGCTGCTCGCCTTCGACCTGGGCAGCGACGGCACCGGGTACGACCTGATCACGGTGCCGGGCGGCGGCGCACGGGCCCGGTCGACGGACCGCCCGGCGGCGGCGGGCGACGAGTTCTTCCGGATGCAGGGCCCCTCCGTGTACCAGCACGCCGTCCAGCGGATGACCGGATCGTGCCGCGAACTGCTCACCCGGGTGGGCTGGGACGCCGCGGAGGTCGACCACTTCGTCCCGCACCAGGCCAACGCGAGGATCCTGCGCGCGGTCGCCGAACGCGTCGGCATCGGGCCGCAGCGCTGTGTCACCCATCTGGAACGGGTGGGCAACACCGGCGCGGCCTCCATTCCCCTGGCCCTGGCGGACGCCGAGGGGCGGGGCCGGTTCAGGGCCGGCGACCGGGTCCTGATCACCGCCTTCGGGGGCGGATTGACCTGGGGTTCCGCGGCACTTCGCTGGCCGGGCACCCCGCAGACGATTTCTATGGAAGGAACACAGAATGGCGCGGTCCGCTGA
- a CDS encoding cytochrome P450 — protein MGRTSVENTESVRSCPFDYAQQLEFDPQLRELLTEAPVSRIRMAYGEGEAWLVTRYEDVRTVTTDRRFSRSAVTGRDFPRMTPEPIVQAESINLMDPPDSSRLRSLVAKSFTPRRVEHMRHRTQRIVDQLLQDMEDGGSPADFVARVSAPLPLITICEALDIPEADRPWLRAHALTMMNTGAAGKDAAVRAKAELRAYFSELTAERRRSPGEDLISTLATARDGAELLDDNELAVMAMVLLITGQDTTTYQLGNIAYTLLTKPALLESLRAAPEQLPRTLEELLRYIPFRKGVGIPRIATEDVELSGVAIRAGDVVHVSYLTANRDARKFERPDELDPDRPSIPHMTFGWGAHHCLGAPLATMELEVAFSSLLTRFPALSLDVPPEDVQWNTTSIWRYPLALPVTW, from the coding sequence ATTGGGAGAACCTCGGTGGAGAACACGGAATCCGTACGCAGCTGTCCGTTCGACTATGCCCAGCAACTGGAGTTCGACCCACAGCTTCGGGAGTTGCTGACCGAAGCGCCGGTGTCCCGCATCCGTATGGCGTACGGAGAGGGCGAAGCCTGGCTCGTCACCCGCTACGAGGACGTCCGGACGGTCACCACCGACCGGCGCTTCAGCCGCAGCGCCGTCACGGGCCGCGACTTTCCGCGGATGACCCCGGAACCCATCGTCCAGGCGGAATCCATCAACCTGATGGACCCGCCCGACAGCAGCCGCCTGCGGAGCCTGGTGGCCAAGAGCTTCACTCCCCGCCGGGTGGAGCACATGCGCCACCGGACCCAGCGCATCGTGGACCAGCTGCTCCAGGACATGGAGGACGGCGGGTCCCCGGCCGACTTCGTGGCCCGGGTGTCCGCTCCGCTGCCGCTGATCACCATCTGCGAGGCGCTCGACATTCCCGAAGCGGACCGCCCCTGGCTCCGCGCCCACGCCCTGACCATGATGAACACCGGCGCCGCGGGCAAGGACGCCGCGGTACGCGCCAAGGCCGAACTGCGGGCGTACTTCAGCGAACTGACGGCCGAACGGCGCCGCTCGCCCGGCGAGGACCTCATCAGCACGCTCGCCACGGCCAGGGACGGCGCCGAACTGCTCGACGACAACGAACTGGCCGTCATGGCCATGGTGCTGCTCATCACGGGCCAGGACACCACCACGTACCAACTCGGCAATATCGCCTACACGCTGCTCACCAAACCCGCGCTCCTGGAATCGCTGCGGGCGGCCCCCGAGCAGCTGCCCCGGACCCTGGAGGAGCTGCTGCGGTACATCCCGTTCCGCAAGGGCGTCGGCATCCCGCGGATCGCCACCGAGGACGTGGAGCTCAGCGGCGTCGCCATCCGGGCCGGTGACGTGGTCCACGTCTCCTATCTCACGGCCAACCGGGACGCCAGGAAGTTCGAACGCCCCGACGAGCTGGACCCGGACCGGCCGTCCATCCCGCACATGACGTTCGGCTGGGGCGCGCACCACTGCCTGGGTGCGCCGCTCGCCACGATGGAACTGGAAGTGGCCTTCTCGTCGCTGCTGACCCGTTTCCCGGCCCTGAGCCTCGACGTACCGCCCGAGGACGTCCAATGGAACACGACCTCCATCTGGCGTTATCCGCTCGCCCTGCCCGTCACGTGGTGA
- a CDS encoding M12 family metallo-peptidase — protein sequence MKSTTLKATMAALLGASLSAASAHDAVSRDIPARHVSARCPVVDVLAVYTPKAAARVGGTHRVPASAQQIATRMNRSLRESGVCGAIRMVRPYTDGAYDGSEQFHAAYRSLKDHTGSRLGREVHERRARYGADLVTLVVDQPERGGGTADYASTLDSSSDEYAYSVVDVDGIALDSVSHEIGHNLGLAHDRGTIEDNADGSMDVSPVRPYNTGWVTEDRKYYTIMAYRSSCGDHCKRISRFSSAEGRWRGRSLGDTSNDSARALRETLPVVAGYRDRS from the coding sequence ATGAAATCGACCACGTTGAAGGCCACCATGGCCGCCCTCCTCGGCGCATCGCTCTCCGCGGCCTCCGCCCATGACGCGGTTTCGCGGGACATCCCGGCCCGGCACGTCTCGGCCCGCTGCCCGGTCGTCGACGTGCTCGCGGTCTACACCCCGAAGGCCGCCGCGCGCGTGGGCGGCACTCACCGGGTCCCCGCGTCGGCTCAGCAGATCGCCACCCGGATGAACCGCTCCCTGCGCGAGAGCGGGGTCTGCGGAGCCATCAGGATGGTCCGCCCGTACACCGACGGCGCGTACGACGGTTCGGAGCAGTTCCACGCCGCCTACCGCAGCCTCAAGGACCACACCGGCTCGCGCCTGGGCCGGGAGGTCCACGAGCGGCGCGCCAGGTACGGGGCCGATCTGGTGACCCTCGTGGTGGACCAGCCGGAGCGCGGCGGCGGCACCGCCGACTACGCGTCGACGCTCGACAGCTCCTCGGACGAGTACGCCTATTCGGTCGTCGATGTCGACGGCATCGCCCTGGATTCGGTGAGCCACGAGATCGGGCACAATCTGGGCCTCGCCCATGACCGGGGCACCATCGAGGACAACGCGGACGGCTCGATGGACGTGAGCCCGGTCCGCCCGTACAACACCGGCTGGGTCACCGAGGACCGCAAGTACTACACGATCATGGCGTACCGGTCCTCGTGCGGTGACCACTGCAAACGGATCAGCCGGTTCTCCAGCGCCGAGGGCCGCTGGCGGGGCCGCAGCCTGGGCGACACGTCCAACGACAGCGCCCGCGCCCTGCGCGAGACCCTGCCCGTCGTCGCCGGATACCGCGACCGGAGCTGA
- a CDS encoding carbohydrate kinase family protein, translating into MLDSPDLLVIGECVADVVRMPGAADQVHPGGSPANVAYGLARLGRATTLRTQLGPDAHGRLIRRHLESAGVDVRTDGSAAPTPSAAVALDADGRATYAFEITWTLTPAVEDRPPHHVHTGSIAAVMEPGSATVMDAVRALRATATVSYDPNVRPELMGDHDSALRRVERCVALSDVVKASDEDLEWLYPGECAQEIARRWLARGPAVVLVTRGGDGAVAVLPEGRVTTPALPTAVVDTVGAGDAFMSGTLHALARHGLLGAEARQRLRALDRDTVTDVLRHAAASAAVTVARAGASPPDEAELRAALART; encoded by the coding sequence ATGCTCGACAGTCCCGACCTGCTGGTCATCGGCGAATGCGTGGCCGACGTCGTCCGGATGCCGGGCGCGGCCGACCAGGTGCACCCGGGCGGCAGCCCGGCGAACGTCGCGTACGGCCTGGCCCGGCTCGGCCGCGCCACCACCCTGCGCACGCAGCTCGGCCCGGACGCCCACGGCCGGCTGATCCGCCGCCACCTGGAGTCCGCCGGGGTGGACGTGCGGACCGACGGGTCGGCCGCACCCACCCCGTCCGCCGCCGTGGCGCTGGACGCCGACGGCCGGGCCACGTACGCCTTCGAGATCACCTGGACCCTTACCCCGGCGGTGGAGGACCGGCCGCCCCACCATGTCCACACCGGGTCGATCGCCGCCGTGATGGAACCCGGCTCGGCCACCGTCATGGACGCCGTCCGGGCCCTGCGGGCCACCGCTACGGTCAGCTACGACCCGAACGTGCGGCCGGAACTGATGGGTGATCACGACAGTGCGCTGCGCCGGGTCGAACGCTGCGTCGCACTGAGCGATGTCGTCAAGGCCAGCGACGAGGACCTGGAATGGCTCTACCCGGGGGAGTGCGCGCAGGAGATCGCGAGACGCTGGCTGGCCCGGGGTCCGGCCGTCGTCCTCGTCACGCGGGGCGGCGACGGCGCCGTGGCCGTACTCCCCGAAGGCCGGGTGACGACGCCCGCACTGCCCACCGCGGTCGTCGACACGGTGGGCGCGGGCGACGCCTTCATGTCGGGCACCCTGCACGCCCTCGCCCGGCACGGACTGCTCGGGGCCGAGGCCCGGCAGCGGCTGCGCGCCCTCGACCGGGACACCGTCACGGACGTGCTGCGCCACGCGGCGGCCTCCGCCGCCGTGACCGTCGCACGGGCGGGCGCCAGCCCGCCCGACGAGGCGGAACTGCGCGCGGCGCTCGCCCGGACCTGA
- a CDS encoding S8 family peptidase: MRLRAHWAPAALLLIVPLIGTTTQATADTGSNGVAVRPSARAVPDQYIVTLRPEVSPDTVLRQFGLRAMYTYGRVARGFAATLTPTQLDQVRAFPGVRSVEENGEVAVVPTASRTRTTGLRAAAASWGQDRIDQRQLPLDKSFTTTATGDGVTVYVVDTGIDAGHSEFGGRVAAGFDAIGDGRDGQDCNGHGTHVAGTVGGATYGVATSVSLVNVRVLDCEGRGTWAGILAGFDWVVEDARNSGRPAVLNSSLGGAKSQAVDDGINAVADAGVLPVVAAGNDNIDACDISPAGAERVVTVGASDSLDRQTSFSNWGECLSLYAPGEGIVSAKLGGGSVALDGTSMASPHVAGVAALHREADPAASPATLASRLADESTPDALSYLSPGSPDRLLYTGGL, translated from the coding sequence ATGCGCCTGCGCGCCCACTGGGCACCAGCCGCTCTGCTGCTGATCGTCCCCCTGATCGGCACCACCACCCAGGCCACGGCCGACACCGGATCGAACGGTGTCGCGGTGCGGCCCTCCGCCCGCGCCGTCCCCGACCAGTACATCGTCACCCTTCGGCCCGAGGTGTCGCCGGACACCGTCCTGCGGCAGTTCGGGCTCCGCGCGATGTACACCTACGGACGCGTCGCGCGCGGCTTCGCCGCCACGCTCACTCCCACACAGCTCGACCAGGTGCGGGCCTTCCCCGGCGTCCGGTCCGTCGAGGAGAACGGCGAGGTCGCCGTCGTCCCCACGGCATCGAGGACGCGGACCACCGGCCTCCGGGCCGCGGCCGCGTCCTGGGGGCAGGACCGGATCGACCAGCGACAGCTGCCGCTGGACAAGTCCTTCACCACGACCGCCACGGGCGACGGCGTGACGGTGTACGTCGTCGACACCGGGATCGACGCCGGACACAGCGAGTTCGGCGGGCGGGTGGCAGCCGGATTCGACGCCATCGGCGACGGCCGCGACGGTCAGGACTGCAACGGCCACGGCACCCATGTGGCGGGCACGGTCGGCGGGGCGACATACGGCGTGGCCACGTCCGTCTCGCTCGTCAATGTGCGGGTGCTCGACTGCGAGGGCAGGGGCACCTGGGCCGGGATCCTCGCCGGATTCGACTGGGTGGTCGAGGACGCCAGGAACTCCGGCCGTCCCGCCGTGCTGAACTCCTCGCTCGGCGGGGCGAAGTCGCAGGCCGTCGACGACGGGATCAACGCAGTCGCGGACGCGGGCGTGCTGCCCGTCGTCGCGGCCGGCAACGACAACATCGACGCGTGCGACATCTCCCCGGCGGGTGCCGAACGCGTGGTCACCGTGGGGGCGAGCGACAGCCTCGACCGGCAGACCTCGTTCAGCAACTGGGGCGAATGCCTCTCGCTGTACGCCCCCGGCGAGGGCATCGTCTCCGCCAAGCTCGGCGGCGGCTCCGTCGCCCTCGACGGCACCTCCATGGCCAGCCCGCACGTGGCCGGTGTCGCCGCCCTGCACAGGGAGGCGGACCCGGCGGCGAGCCCCGCGACCCTCGCGAGCCGGCTGGCCGACGAGTCGACCCCGGACGCCCTGTCCTATCTGAGTCCCGGCTCGCCCGACCGGCTGCTGTACACCGGCGGACTCTGA
- a CDS encoding beta-ketoacyl-[acyl-carrier-protein] synthase family protein, which produces MARSADKDTGTDTAVAVTGVGLVTPAGADEHSFWEGLCSGYSMARRCDELAGLPVDFACSVDGLDLDAAVGGRSVWRMARFVKLAVVAARQAVADAGLDPARWDGDRVGVVLGVGVGGVSVLVDNAARLAAGGPDAVSPLLVPMMIPNAAAGEVAIALKAHGPSLAPVTACASGATAIAVARDLLRSGECDVVVAGGSESVLTPLVVTAFARMGALSTRTDDPAGASRPFAADRDGFVISEGAAMLVLEREDGARARGGRTRALLTGAGSSTDAHHPTAPEPGGRGAQRAVEAALRQAGWEPGDVDHINAHGTSTPLNDAMETTLISRLFPHRPPVTAPKGVVGHTLAAAGAIEAVATVLTLERSLIPPIANLDSLPDAFPLDCVTKEPRHRRVETAVSHSFGFGGHNVALAFQKA; this is translated from the coding sequence ATGGCGCGGTCCGCTGACAAGGACACCGGCACCGACACCGCTGTCGCGGTGACGGGAGTGGGCCTGGTGACTCCCGCGGGTGCGGACGAGCACAGCTTCTGGGAAGGGCTGTGCTCCGGATACTCCATGGCCCGGCGCTGCGACGAACTCGCCGGTCTGCCCGTCGACTTCGCCTGTTCGGTCGACGGCCTGGACCTGGACGCGGCGGTGGGCGGACGCTCGGTGTGGCGGATGGCCCGGTTCGTGAAGCTGGCCGTGGTCGCCGCCCGGCAGGCGGTCGCGGACGCCGGGTTGGACCCGGCCCGCTGGGACGGCGACCGGGTGGGCGTGGTGCTGGGCGTGGGGGTCGGAGGCGTATCCGTACTCGTCGACAACGCCGCCCGGCTGGCGGCGGGGGGCCCCGACGCGGTGTCCCCGTTGCTGGTCCCGATGATGATCCCCAACGCGGCGGCCGGAGAGGTCGCCATCGCGCTGAAGGCCCACGGCCCCAGCCTGGCGCCCGTGACGGCGTGCGCCTCGGGAGCCACCGCCATCGCCGTGGCGCGCGATCTGCTGCGCAGCGGCGAGTGCGACGTGGTGGTGGCCGGCGGCTCGGAGTCCGTGCTGACCCCGCTCGTGGTCACCGCCTTCGCCAGGATGGGCGCCCTGTCCACGCGGACCGACGATCCGGCGGGCGCATCCCGGCCGTTCGCGGCGGACCGTGACGGCTTCGTGATCAGCGAGGGCGCCGCCATGCTCGTCCTGGAACGCGAGGACGGGGCCAGGGCCAGGGGCGGACGTACCCGCGCCCTGCTCACCGGGGCCGGGTCCAGTACGGACGCCCACCACCCCACCGCACCGGAGCCCGGCGGCCGGGGCGCCCAGCGGGCCGTCGAAGCGGCCCTGCGGCAGGCGGGCTGGGAGCCGGGCGATGTCGACCACATCAACGCCCACGGCACCTCCACCCCGCTCAACGACGCCATGGAGACTACCCTCATCTCCCGGCTCTTCCCGCACCGCCCCCCGGTCACCGCGCCCAAGGGCGTCGTCGGACACACCCTGGCGGCGGCGGGCGCGATCGAGGCGGTGGCCACCGTGCTGACCCTGGAACGGTCCCTCATCCCGCCGATCGCCAACCTGGATTCCCTGCCGGACGCCTTCCCGCTCGACTGCGTGACCAAGGAACCCCGCCACCGACGGGTCGAGACCGCGGTGAGCCACTCCTTCGGCTTCGGCGGCCACAACGTCGCACTCGCATTCCAGAAGGCCTGA
- a CDS encoding LysR family transcriptional regulator: MELQQMRYVVAVAETRNFTRAAKQCLVVQSALSHQVARLEKELGARLFDRSSRHVRLTAAGEAFLPAARQALDAAERARAEVAAAAGEVSGRLAIGAIPTVTAVDVPGALGEFHRRHPKVRIVLRDGASKDLVEGVRTGALDLAFLGVLPDYRPKGVSDHELARGELAAITAADHPLADEDEVDLERLARETFVDFPDGTAARAQSEEAFTAMGLVRDVAYEVTGADFIARLVRKGLGVALLPTTFAEEVPGVRVLRVRDAPERVERLVWSRFRPTPAASAFLAGLGLGPWSTDATDAGG; this comes from the coding sequence ATGGAACTGCAGCAGATGCGCTACGTCGTCGCGGTGGCGGAGACGAGGAACTTCACCCGGGCCGCGAAACAGTGCCTGGTCGTCCAGTCCGCACTCAGCCACCAGGTCGCCAGGCTGGAGAAGGAGCTCGGCGCCCGGCTCTTCGACCGGTCCAGCCGCCATGTGCGGCTCACCGCGGCGGGGGAGGCGTTCCTGCCCGCCGCCCGGCAGGCCCTGGACGCGGCGGAGCGGGCCCGCGCCGAAGTGGCCGCCGCGGCCGGTGAGGTCAGCGGGCGTCTCGCGATCGGGGCCATTCCCACGGTCACCGCGGTCGACGTGCCGGGCGCGCTGGGGGAGTTCCACCGCCGTCATCCGAAGGTGCGGATCGTGCTGCGCGACGGGGCGAGCAAGGACCTGGTGGAGGGTGTCCGGACGGGCGCGCTCGACCTGGCCTTCCTGGGGGTCCTGCCGGACTACCGGCCCAAGGGCGTCAGTGACCATGAGCTGGCCCGGGGCGAACTGGCCGCGATCACGGCCGCCGATCACCCGCTGGCCGACGAGGACGAGGTGGATCTGGAGCGGCTGGCACGGGAGACGTTCGTCGACTTCCCCGACGGTACGGCGGCGCGGGCGCAGTCGGAGGAGGCGTTCACCGCGATGGGACTCGTCCGTGACGTCGCCTACGAGGTCACCGGCGCCGACTTCATCGCCCGGCTGGTCCGCAAGGGGCTCGGGGTGGCACTCCTGCCCACCACGTTCGCCGAGGAGGTGCCGGGGGTGCGGGTGCTGCGGGTGCGCGATGCCCCGGAGCGGGTGGAGCGGCTCGTCTGGAGCCGGTTCCGCCCCACCCCGGCCGCCTCGGCGTTCCTGGCCGGCCTGGGCCTCGGGCCGTGGAGCACGGACGCCACGGACGCGGGTGGCTGA